From a single Nicotiana tomentosiformis chromosome 2, ASM39032v3, whole genome shotgun sequence genomic region:
- the LOC138904373 gene encoding uncharacterized protein yields the protein MQVSLPSDSTTKGLGLKDREITRHENSPIISPGQGIKDNQGKKLTFAANINQMMTQDKNGEEEEIFRAKGKDMDEESTFQNFMNVTRHGDLSPRHMENGKSVNTKRAFERIITIHRQYHFQFIGLMEPMQQARKLERYRRWIDFAQAMVNVSNKIWASFDEKCDVTVLFDIEQQLTMKLFDTEENKEFILTLVYAKCDHIARIELWDTLYSLANDMSIPWLVGGDFNIIWDEEEKFGGLPVSLNEVDDFRHCINTCNLFDLGFKGSTYIWWNGRAEEDCIFKRLDKCLANLECQQMWPCLEITHLSKSGSDHSPLLITCNPDVVPIKKSFRFLNFWIKHDTFQAVVKENWAADFQFCKQKSGMTWFNDGYKNTKFFHAQVNGRRKKLQLRRIQYNAGDWIEDNEALSTEAVNIFQQQFSEERVPTAFGILEHVPLMIGEEQNHDLIRQPTRDEVKEAVISLNGESVGGPDV from the exons ATGCAAGTGTCTTTGCCTTCTGATTCTACTACGAAGGGATTAGGGCTCAAAGATAGAGAGATCACGAGGCATGAAAATAGTCCAATTATCAGTCCTGGGCAAGGAATAAAGGACAACCAAGGTAAAAAACTAACTTTTGCAGCCAACATTAATCAAATGATGACACAAGATAAGAATGGTGAGGAAGAAGAGATTTTTAGAGCTAAAGGAAAAGACATGGATGAAGAATCAACATTTCAGAATTTCATGAATGTAACCAGACATGGAGATTTATCCCCTAGGCATATGGAAAATGGGAA ATCAGTTAACACGAAGAGAGCTTTTGAAAGGATCATCACAATACATAGGCAGTACCATTTTCAGTTCATTGGCTTGATGGAACCAATGCAGCAAGCTCGAAAATTAGAGAGATATAGGAGGTGGATTGATTTTGCTCAGGCTATGGTTAATGTCTCAAACAAAATTTGGGCTTCTTTTGATGAGAAATGCGATGTCACAGTCTTATTTGATATAGAGCAGCAGCTAACTATGAAGTTATTTGACACAGAAGAAAACAAGGAATTCATTCTTACCCTTGTTTATGCTAAGTGTGATCATATTGCGAGAATTGAGCTTTGGGATACACTATATTCACTGGCTAATGATATGTCTATTCCTTGGTTAGTCGGGGGAGATTTCAATATTATTTGGGATGAAGAAGAGAAGTTTGGGGGACTGCCAGTCTCATTAAACGAAGTTGATGACTTTAGACATTGTATCAACACTTGTAACTTATTCGATCTAGGATTTAAAGGCAGCACATATATTTGGTGGAATGGAAGGGCGGAGGAAGACTGCATTTTCAAACGTTTGGATAAATGTTTAGCCAATTTGGAATGTCAACAAATGTGGCCATGTCTGGAGATAACACATCTATCTAAAAGTGGATCAGATCATAGTCCATTATTGATTACATGTAATCCAGATGTGGTACCAATCAAGAAGTCATTTAGGTTCCTAAATTTTTGGATTAAACATGATACATTTCAAGCAGTGGTTAAGGAGAATTGGGCAGCAGACTTTCAG TTTTGTAAACAAAAATCAGGGATGACATGGTTCAATGATGGATACAAGAACACTAAATTTTTTCATGCACAAGTTAATGGTAGAAGAAAGAAGCTACAACTTAGGAGGATTCAATACAATGCCGGGGACTGGATAGAAGATAATGAAGCATTGTCAACTGAAGCTGTCAATATTTTCCAACAACAATTCAGCGAGGAAAGAGTTCCTACTGCCTTTGGAATTTTAGAACATGTACCTCTGATGATAGGTGAGGAGCAGAACCATGATCTCATTAGACAACCTACTAGAGATGAGGTTAAGGAGGCAGTTATCAGTTTGAATGGGGAGAGCGTTGGAGGACCggatgtgtaa
- the LOC138904374 gene encoding uncharacterized protein translates to MVLDLPEEYSHDLSSSFSYSNLDHVDFIFGDLQEYAWIDLVNECRNKLRIILQEQSAAQNEVKKERKEWVFQKSLKDFGLMSSIKNPDERNRKMHSELGVEFTSSQKRKKSRGVFFTSYFLFVYHGDMPQFKVWGGDVNIGHIIETTNEKENDNVKRKNKVEVVTTKNKFDALEVEEIDQPTLRIIDGKGVNNSKAQQKKQQGVESKKVQENEQSKRVEDSTSNPKNNGISIGESVKELEKARNSSIKPTENQVHVDNKSLKKGEEARHAKREAMLEVANKEREEANKGKSSNPNPYGILSSGKNRVQDLDDASSPNLNDAGIEENIRKESTIE, encoded by the exons atggtcttggacttACCAGAGGAGTACTCACAtgacctttcttcttcattttcttattctaaccttgatcatgtggattttatttttggcgATTTACAAGAATATGCATGGATTGATCTTGTGaatgaatgcagaaacaagttgaGGATAATCCTACAAGAACAATCCGCCGCTCAAAATGAggtcaagaaagaaagaaaagagtgggtCTTTCAAAAATCCCTAAAGGACTTTGGcctgatgagctccataaagaatcccgaTGAGCGAAATCGAAAAAtgcattcagaattaggggtggagttcacaagTTCTCAGAAACGAAAAAAGTCCAGGGGAGTCTTCTTTACCTCTTACTTTTTATTTGtgtatcatggggacatgccacaatttaaagtgtggggtggggatgtaaatat AGGTCATATTATTGAAACTACAAATGAGAAGGAGAATGATAATGTAAAGAGGAAGAACAAGGTTGAAGTAGTTACAACAAAGAACAAATTTGATGCACTGGAAGTCGAGGAAATTGATCAACCAACGCTGAGGATTATTGATGGCAAGGGTGTTAATAACAGCAAGGCACAACAGAAGAAGCAACAAGGAGTTGAATCTAAGAAGGTTCAGGAGAATGAGCAGTCAAAGAGAGTTGAGGATTCCACCTCTAATCCTAAGAACAATGGGATTAGCATAGGGGAGTCCGTTAAGGAGTTGGAGAAGGCAAGAAATTCCAGTATAAAACCCACGGAGAATCAGGTTCATGTTGATAATAAATCTTTGAAGAAAGGAGAGGAGGCCAGACATGCTAAAAGGGAAGCTATGTTAGAAGTTGCGAATAAGGAAAGAGAGGAAGCTAATAAAGGAAAAAGTTCGAATCCTAATCCATATGGGATTCTAAGCTCAGGAAAGAATAGGGTTCAAGATTTGGATGATGCTAGTTCTCCTAATCTTAATGATGCTGGGATTGAGGAGAATATTAGAAAAGAATCCACGATTGAATAG